The genomic interval GGCAACATGCGTTGGGGGATTTTTCGGAGCTGCTGTTGGAGATCTCGCGTGATCCGGCCATGCTGATCTATCTTGACTCGGTCAGCAACCGTAAGTCACACCCGAACGAAAACTACGCGCGAGAGATCATGGAGTTGTTCTGTCTCGGGGAAGGCAATTACACCGAGAGCGATATCCGCGAGTTGGCCAGATGTTTCACGGGATGGGAGATCAAACGCAAACGGTATCGATTCAACCGTTATCAACACGATTCGGAATCAAAAACGATTCTCGGTCAGACGGGAGAGTTTGGTGGTGAAGACGGCGTGCGGATCGTTGTTTCGCAAGACGCAGCACCTCGGTTCATCGTCACCAAGTTGATCCGTTTTTTTGTCGCCGACGAATTGCCCATTGACGATGCTTTGATTGCACCGCTGGCCAGGGAGATGCGTGACAACGGCATGCAAATCGGGCCGACCGTTCGCAGAATCTTGGGCAGTCAGTTGTTCTACTCGTCGCATGCGATCGCCAGAAAGGTACGCTCGCCGGTGGAGTTGGCGGTCGGTTTCTTGCGGGCGTTGGACGGCTCGACCGACAACTATCGCGTCGCAACGGGAATCGCTGAACTGGGGCAATCACTCTACTATCCGCCCAGCGTCAAGGGCTGGGACGGCGGTCGAACATGGATCAATAGTTCGACACTACTCGGTCGATCGAACCTGATCCGCGAAATCCTCGATAGCGGAAAGACGCGGTTCGGCAAGACGACATTGTCCGAGTACTTGGACGGCCACGGCGTTGGAACGATGGCACGGTTGGTTGATTTCATCGAGCCGCTGTTGTTTGCGGTTCCGATATCGCCCAACGCCCGCGAGCGTGTGCTGGCGTTACAGAATGCGGGCAGTAAAGGCTCGGCAATGGCCGATGCGATCCACCTGTTATGTACTTTACCGGAGTTTCAGTTGGCATGAACCATTCATTCAAACGTCGCCGGTTTATCAAGGATGCTTTGGCGGGCAGCATCGCTGCGACATCGCTCTGGGCGATCGACTCGGTTGCTCCTGACGTTTTGTGCCAAGCAGCGATGGCGGCTCGCTCGGATCACAATGTCTTGGTCGTCGTCGAGATGGCCGGTGGCAATGACGGGCTGAACACAATCGTTCCCCACTCGCACGACGAATACAAGAAATCGCGTCCGAAGCTGGCGATTGCGAAAGCAGACGTGTTATCGATCGATGGCGAATTGGGGATGCACCCATCGATGACCGGTTTTGCTCAATTGCTGGAACGGGGTGCGTTTGCGGTGGTTCAGGGTGTTGGGTACCCCGATCCCAACCGATCCCACTTTGAATCGATGGACATCTGGCATTCCTGTCGTCGAAAGACAGAGAGTCGCGAGAACGGATGGCTGGGTCGGTACCTTGAATCCGCGCGGGACGCAGCGGGTGGCGACCCGCCGGCGATTCATTTTGGTAGCGAGAAGCAGCCGTTTGCACTGATGTCACGCGACGTGCGAGTCCCGTCCATTCAGTCGTTGGCGCAGTTTCGCTTGAGAGGCAATGACAGCGTCGACTTGCCGGAAACGCTGGAGTCGTTGTCTCAGGCCGACGCGGCAGATCCCTCCGATTTGCTTGGGTTCATCCAAACCAGCACGTCGTCAGCGATCGCGGCGAGCAAACGCATGGAGTCGTCGCGCGGCGGCTCCAAGACAGCCGAGACGTTTCCCCAAACGGGACTGGGTCAAAAATTGGGGACGGTTGCGGAATTGATCGCCAGTGGTATCCAGTCACATGTTTACTACGTTCGCATCGACGGTTTTGATACACATGCCAACCAGCCCGATGCTCATACGGCTTTGTTACGTGAAGTCAGTGATGCGGTCACGGCGTTTACCAACGAGATGATTGCACAGGGCAACGGTGAGCGTGTGTTGACGATGTGTTTCAGCGAGTTTGGTCGCCGAGTTGCAGAGAATGCGAGCGACGGAACGGATCATGGAACGGCAGGTCCGATTTTCTTCGCCGGTCA from Stieleria varia carries:
- a CDS encoding DUF1800 domain-containing protein, which gives rise to MNIDPDWAWSLFQPSPSQPWDHRTAAHLFRRAGFNANSQELNAAVGDGFAISLDRVMGAGVEPDDFRNQIDPLVRAGLASGSVPQLAAQWVYRMLATPATLLEKTTLFWHGHFATGADKVDDAELMQTQNDLLRQHALGDFSELLLEISRDPAMLIYLDSVSNRKSHPNENYAREIMELFCLGEGNYTESDIRELARCFTGWEIKRKRYRFNRYQHDSESKTILGQTGEFGGEDGVRIVVSQDAAPRFIVTKLIRFFVADELPIDDALIAPLAREMRDNGMQIGPTVRRILGSQLFYSSHAIARKVRSPVELAVGFLRALDGSTDNYRVATGIAELGQSLYYPPSVKGWDGGRTWINSSTLLGRSNLIREILDSGKTRFGKTTLSEYLDGHGVGTMARLVDFIEPLLFAVPISPNARERVLALQNAGSKGSAMADAIHLLCTLPEFQLA
- a CDS encoding DUF1501 domain-containing protein; translation: MNHSFKRRRFIKDALAGSIAATSLWAIDSVAPDVLCQAAMAARSDHNVLVVVEMAGGNDGLNTIVPHSHDEYKKSRPKLAIAKADVLSIDGELGMHPSMTGFAQLLERGAFAVVQGVGYPDPNRSHFESMDIWHSCRRKTESRENGWLGRYLESARDAAGGDPPAIHFGSEKQPFALMSRDVRVPSIQSLAQFRLRGNDSVDLPETLESLSQADAADPSDLLGFIQTSTSSAIAASKRMESSRGGSKTAETFPQTGLGQKLGTVAELIASGIQSHVYYVRIDGFDTHANQPDAHTALLREVSDAVTAFTNEMIAQGNGERVLTMCFSEFGRRVAENASDGTDHGTAGPIFFAGQRVRSGTIGHLPSLTDLDNGDLKFHTDFRQVYATVLRQWLQCDPQPILGGKYAKIELFS